Within Falco cherrug isolate bFalChe1 chromosome 12, bFalChe1.pri, whole genome shotgun sequence, the genomic segment GGCTGCATCTTGGTGTAGCTGATGAACTGCCTCCGCAGGCGGCTCAGCTCGGCCACGCTCACCGGCCggctcagcaccagcccctcGGTGACGCCGGGGACCCGGATCACCTCCCCGGGCTGCGCCCCGCTCCGCTGGGCGGCCACGACGGCGGCCAGCACCTCCTGGGTGGCTCGGTCGAGCTGGTGGAGGAAGCCGCTGGACTGGAGGGGCTGCGGGCGGGTGGCGcggtgcggcggcggcggggcgctcTCGAACAGGGCGGCGCGGATGTCGGCCAGCGGCAGCGGCTCCTCCCCGTGCACCGTGAAGAGCGGCCGGTCCCAGCGGTTGCGCGGGTCGGGGGCCTCGAAGGGCGGCTGGCCGTGCCCGCCCGGGCCGCCGGCGCAGTGCAGCAGGCAGCGCGCCGTGCCCGCCTGCCGCGCCGCGCAGTACAGCTCGTAGCGGATGCTCCGCAGCTCGTTGCCCGCGTCCACGATCACCACGTCCCGCCGGCTCAGCCGCCGCTCTACCTCGGCCCGCagcgccgcccggccgccctcCGCCTCGGCCACGACGTGCGCCGGCCGCTCCGGGCCGCCCAGCGCCGCCTGCAGCTCCGCGGCCCGCCGGCTCTTGCCGCTGCCCGGCCGCCCGCACAGCACCACCAGCGGCATCCtccggcccgccgccgccctgaCCCGGATGGGGACGGCGACTGCTTCCGCTCGGgtcacacagacacacacacagacacagacagacagacggagacacacacacacacggggTCGCCGGGCAACCGCGGTCTGCGCCGgagccgccgcggggccgcgggcTGGCGTGGGGAGCCCCTCGGTGATGCCAGAAAATATAGTGAAAAGCCTAAAactgtgcaggcaggagctgcaccGAAAACGGGAAccatcagcaggcaggagccGTGCTGCGAGAGATGGTCTGGGGCTCGGCCCACTGCCCTCCAAAAGGGACAATTAGCACAGATGCAGATGCGCTCCACAGGAATGTAAATCAGTAGCCTTCTGACTAGGACGTGCTAATTGCTAAAAGAAATACTACCGAAGTGATGAGATTCAAGGGCACTAggataaaataattgtggtaaTGGGAGATCACGACCTCCTACTCAAATAGCTCCCCCCCTCCCGAGAGTGAATCTCCCGCTCCGGGAGCATGCGCGTCGTCGGATCCCCACCGGGAACAGATGAACGAGGTGTCTCCAGCATCTCCCACACACCCAGGCTGTACAGAACAGAAACCTACATCTTAAGACTTCCCAGACCACTAGCTCTGATGCATCTCACTTGATGCAGAACCGCTCATTTTGTGCAATTTTTCATCTCCTGACCTCAGGTCAGACTTCGAACCAAAATTCACTTTAGGTTTAGCTTTCCTTCACTCCTGGCGGTTTCTCCTAATCCTTCAACTCAGTAATGCTCCAGTGAGTGCTGCCGAGCTCACAGCATGGAGCAGGTCTGTGCTTCCCGCAGGGAAAGGAGCGGGCACACATGACgcccagccttgctgcagcgCCTTTCTGAGCAGAAGCACTCATCCTTGCCTAACCCCAGAGCTCGCCATCTAAAATACCCAGTTATGAAAACCTGGAAGACTTCTGAACTGTACCATCTGGGTTCATTCGGTGTCTACACCAGAGCACAGAACTCGCCAGATGGATCAGTCTGAGAGCAGAATTCAAACAGCAAACCTGGAAGGCATAATGAATTTCCACTCATGTCTGCATTGTCAGATCTAGGTTATAAATTTAAAAGTACAAGTAGAACTTACAAGCATATAATTTTCCTTCTGACATTTtaacaagaaacagaagaaattctgaGGAAATAAATGTGTCCAAATGTagttttttcaccttttcatcGAGACAGCATTCTTAACCCAGAAAAGGTTCTACTAAACAACTTAGCAGTCCACCAGAGTTTGAAACTTTGACGCTTTTTCTGCAGAGGGTAACAAAATAACTCTCATCTCACACTGAGGCGTCATCTGAATTTTGATGGCACATTGAATTTTACCAAAGGTATTAGCACTGAGCTCAAGGGGATCAAGT encodes:
- the KTI12 gene encoding protein KTI12 homolog; amino-acid sequence: MPLVVLCGRPGSGKSRRAAELQAALGGPERPAHVVAEAEGGRAALRAEVERRLSRRDVVIVDAGNELRSIRYELYCAARQAGTARCLLHCAGGPGGHGQPPFEAPDPRNRWDRPLFTVHGEEPLPLADIRAALFESAPPPPHRATRPQPLQSSGFLHQLDRATQEVLAAVVAAQRSGAQPGEVIRVPGVTEGLVLSRPVSVAELSRLRRQFISYTKMQPSDENLPQLASMFLQYLSRSIQ